Proteins encoded together in one Antennarius striatus isolate MH-2024 chromosome 13, ASM4005453v1, whole genome shotgun sequence window:
- the LOC137605720 gene encoding methyltransferase-like protein 27 — MVSAAGLCCKPLSDVLAVDYGGPSLATNVIPSHFSGDREAAVVLDVACGSGLVAKQMEEEGFKQILGVDGSEAMLQMSRKTGLYKELKRCLLGEEPMPVHWGLFDVVVIVGALSVGHVPVNVVRELFNFHATKNGGYIYMTTRDSFDNAEFKYALETELKQMEEEDLWTCVEVTEKEWIKVMPEQDYNYTTGIVYLYKKI, encoded by the exons ATGGTTTCTGCTGCAGGTCTCTGCTGCAAGCCCCTCAGT GATGTACTTGCTGTGGACTATGGTGGTCCAAGTCTAGCAACGAACGTCATCCCCTCCCATTTCAGTGGTGATCGTGAAGCAGCTGTTGTGTTGGATGTGGCGTGTGGTTCTGGACTGGTGGCAAAACAG atggaggaagagg GATTTAAACAAATTCTGGGTGTTGATGGAAGCGAAGCAATGTTGCAGATGTCTAGAAAGACTGGGTTGTACAAAGAGCTGAAGCGGTGCCTACTTGGAGAGGAACCAATGCCTGTTCATTGGG GTCTGTTTGATGTGGTTGTGATTGTTGGAGCACTGTCTGTTGGCCATGTTCCAGTTAACGTGGTAAGGGAGTTGTTCAACTTT CATGCAACAAAAAATG GTGGCTACATTTACATGACAACCAGAGATTCTTTTGACAATGCTGAATTCAAATATGCCCTGGAGACTGAGCTGAagcagatggaggaagaggatctGTGGACTTGTGTAGAAGTCACCGAGAAAGAATGGATAAAAGTGATGCCAGAGCAGGATTATAACTACACGACTGGTATTGTGTACCTgtataaaaaaatctga